The Polyangium mundeleinium genome contains the following window.
CTCGCCCCTTCGCCCATTTTTCCTCGAATTCATGCGACGATGGCTCGTCGATACCCCGGCGCCGCGCCCCATCGCGCGGCAGGAGGAGACATGATGTCCGCGCGTTCGATCTTCGTCATCGCTTGCTCGTTTCTCGCGCTCAACGTGTTCGCTTGCGCCACAGGCTCGACCGGCGGCGTGGGCGGCGGAGGCGGTGAGGGAGGCGATGACTGGGGGGGTCCAGGACCCAGCTCGAGCTCGAGCAGCAGCGGCTCGGGTGGCAGTGGCGGCAGCGGCGGCGGCGGCGTCCCCATGACCACCTGCGACATGAACTCGATGGACTGCTCCACGTGCTCAGCGTGTTCGGGCACCACCGCCGACGGCCTCTGCAACGCCGAGACCCAGGCCTGCAACAACAGCATCGATTGTGGCGACTTCCTCACGTGCATCGACGGGTGCGCGGACGGCGATTCGGCCTGTTACACGAGCTGCGAGACGGCCTACCCGACCGGGTACAGCATCTTCAACGACTACGCCTCGTGCGTGATCTGCAACGACTGCTACGTGCGCTGCAACGGCGCGGATTCCTGCATCTAGCCTTCGTGTCCTCGTTTTTCCAACGCCCATGATGACCGGAGGGTGTCGCCGCGTGTCGACCCCCTCGGTACACGGTGACCCGCAGGTGTCGCCGCGTGTCGACCCCCTCGGTACACGGTGACCCGCAGGTGTCGCCGCGTGTCGACCCCCTCGGTACACGAGGACCGGCGGGTGTCGCCGCGTGTCGACCCCCTCGGTACACGGTGACCCGCAGGTGTCGCCGCGTGTCGACCCCCTCGGTACACGAGGACCGGCGGGTGTCGCCACGTGTCGACCCCCTCGGTGCACGAGGACCGGCGGGTGTCGCCGCGTGTCGACCCCCTCGGGAGGCCGTCGTGACCTCTAGATCCCTTCGAGACGCACCTTCTGGCCGGCGCGCACCCCGTGCCGCCGGCAGTATCCGGCGTTCACCTCGATCACGTACCGCGACGCGCACGGCACCGAGAACGTCGAGTCGTTCATCGTCGGCGCGTTCTCCTCGATCCCCACGATCGTCCCATCGTCGTCGACGAACAACATGTCGAGCGGGATGCACGTGTTGTGCATCCAGAACTGGTGCACCTCGCGCCGCTCGAAGACGAAGATCATCCCGCGCGCCTCGTCCATTTGCTTGCGGTACATGAGCCCGCGGGCGCGCTCGTGCTCCCGCTGCGCGATCTCCACGGTGACCGCCTCGTCCTTCGCGTCGGCGAACACGACCTTGCCCTCGCGCAGCAAGGGCGGCTTCGCGAGATCGTCGGGCGGGCACGCCGGATCGGCGCCCGTCCGCGAAAGCGTGCGCTTGGGTTTGTCTTCGGTCGGGTGGATGCACCGCGCCTTGGCGCTGTGATTCTCCAGGCCCTCGGGTTCTTGCCCGATCGGCACGGGGCGCGCGTCTCGTGGGGGCGGCACGGGCTCCTCGACGCGCGGCTCGCAGGCGACGACCAGAAACCCGAGCGACAGGGCGACGAAGAGCTTCGTGACGGGCATGGCTCGTGCCCCTTCGTAGCACGACGCGCGCCCGCGCTTGACCTTCGCCGCGCCTCGCCGCAAGGAGAAACATCTCCTATGAAACTTCCCTCGCTCCAAGGTCCTCGTTTCGCCGCTCTCACCGCGGCATCTGCCCTGGTCGTCGCCGCCCTCGCGAGCGGCTGTGAGTCGAGCCCGCCCGAGCCCACCGCGGCGCCCGATCGCAAGCCCGAGGCGCAGACCCAGGGCAAGGACACGAACGGACTCCCGACCGAGAAGACCTCGCGGCCGCGCATCCAGCTCCCGAAGCCCACGAAGAAGAAGGTCTCGGCCAAGCCCGTCGCCGAGGTCAAGCCGAGCGAGGACGATCCGGTCAAGGGCAAGTGGACCCTCGCCGACGCCACGAAGGGCCTGCCCGAGGGCAAGGCGCTCACGGCCACCATCGAGACGGACCAGGGCACCCTCGAGTGCGCGCTCTTCGACGACAAGGCGCCCATCACCGTCGCGAACTTCGTCGGCCTCGCGCGCGGCGTTCGCCCGTGGAAGACGCCCGAGGGCAAGTGGGAGAAGAAGCCGGCCTACGACGGCACGATCTTCCACCGCATCATCAAGGGCTTCATGATCCAGGGCGGCGACGCCAAGAAGAACGGCACGGGCGAGGCCGGATACGTCATCCCGGACGAGGTGTGGGAGGACGCGAACCACGATCGTCCGGGCCTCTTGTGCATGGCGAACCGCGGTCCGAACACGAACAGCGCGCAGTTCTTCATCACGGACGAGGCGGCCTTCCACCTCGACAACGGCTACACGATCTTCGGCGAGTGCGCGCCCGTGGACGTCGTCCACAAGATCGCCTCCGTTCCCACCGTCCGCGAGAAGCCGGAGACCGCGCCCGTCATCAAGAAGGTCACCATCACCCGCAAGTGATCTTTTCTGCGCGAAGTCCTCGTCGTCCTCGCGGCGCGCGCGAAAAAATTCGGTTACGCTTCGGGCATGCAGAAGCGGCTTATCTTGGTGGCCGCCGCGCTTGGCCTCGTCGTCCCGGCCGCGGGTCTCGGCGGGTGCGGCAGCTCGATTGTGCGAGAGACCGAGGGCCAGGGCGGGGGCGGCGGCGAGGGCGGGGATTCGTCGAGCAGCACCGCGACGGGCCCGATATGGGATGCGGGCAAGGATGCGTTCGACGAGTACATCGATCCCGGCTGCCCCTCCACGCCGCCGCCGATCGAGGATTTCCAGTGTGATCCCTTCGATCAACTGAACAGCGGCTGCTTCCCCGGCGAAGGCTGCTTCATCTTCGTTTCGTACCCGAGTGAACCCTGCGGCCAGGAGGTCTACGGCGCGTTCTGCACGCCCGCGGGATCCGGCGTGCAGGGGGATCCGTGCGGCGGCGGCTCGGGCCTCTGGTGCGCCGCGGGGTTTGCCTGCGTCGTGACCGGCTCGGGCACCCAGTGCGTGAAGCTCTGTCCGCTCAGTGGCAACGATGACTGCCCGTCCGGGCTCGTGTGCGAGCCCATCGACGTCGAAGGGTTCGGCGGATGCCTGTGAAGCGTTTGCGGAAGGCGCAAGGCGGACGAAGCCTGCTC
Protein-coding sequences here:
- a CDS encoding DUF192 domain-containing protein, with protein sequence MPVTKLFVALSLGFLVVACEPRVEEPVPPPRDARPVPIGQEPEGLENHSAKARCIHPTEDKPKRTLSRTGADPACPPDDLAKPPLLREGKVVFADAKDEAVTVEIAQREHERARGLMYRKQMDEARGMIFVFERREVHQFWMHNTCIPLDMLFVDDDGTIVGIEENAPTMNDSTFSVPCASRYVIEVNAGYCRRHGVRAGQKVRLEGI
- a CDS encoding peptidylprolyl isomerase, with protein sequence MKLPSLQGPRFAALTAASALVVAALASGCESSPPEPTAAPDRKPEAQTQGKDTNGLPTEKTSRPRIQLPKPTKKKVSAKPVAEVKPSEDDPVKGKWTLADATKGLPEGKALTATIETDQGTLECALFDDKAPITVANFVGLARGVRPWKTPEGKWEKKPAYDGTIFHRIIKGFMIQGGDAKKNGTGEAGYVIPDEVWEDANHDRPGLLCMANRGPNTNSAQFFITDEAAFHLDNGYTIFGECAPVDVVHKIASVPTVREKPETAPVIKKVTITRK